In one Geoglobus acetivorans genomic region, the following are encoded:
- a CDS encoding tryptophan 7-halogenase — MLVSGGGVAGSTSAINIGEKADVTIVEAKLAPGFPVKCGGLISEDCYRAYSEYVDVRKALLNHIKGAFFFSPTGKHLELYGSSGAVVIERKIFDQLLLREASNFSEVIVKSKVDAVGDGKARIITPEGERFVEFDVVIGADGAESRVARDLGFRRPEFFVAKQYLMEFEVLDENMVELYFGKSYSDGFFAYAIPLEGDLARVGVVSRSNPEGYLRALLEKHPDVSRRRKGGILEVNAGAIPAGLAEFVRANAVLIGDSAGMVKPYTGGGLYYLLRASEILGEVFPDLQAFRKSYLDELGKEYRTGESIQKLYGILDDSEYDFLIEIGRDVDFSAIHMDSPSSLLRLIPSALKVIRRPTLIKKIAGSFL, encoded by the coding sequence GTGCTGGTTTCTGGTGGGGGTGTAGCGGGAAGCACATCGGCCATAAATATTGGGGAAAAAGCAGATGTAACGATTGTTGAGGCCAAATTAGCACCAGGCTTTCCTGTTAAGTGCGGTGGGCTGATAAGTGAGGACTGTTACAGAGCATACTCAGAATATGTGGATGTCAGAAAAGCCCTGCTGAACCACATTAAAGGAGCGTTCTTTTTCTCTCCCACGGGAAAACATCTTGAGCTTTACGGAAGCTCGGGAGCAGTGGTTATTGAACGGAAAATCTTTGATCAGCTTCTTTTGCGGGAGGCCTCAAACTTCTCCGAGGTGATTGTTAAATCAAAAGTCGATGCGGTCGGAGATGGAAAGGCGAGGATAATCACGCCGGAGGGTGAGAGATTCGTAGAATTCGATGTTGTGATTGGCGCCGATGGGGCTGAAAGCAGGGTTGCGAGAGATCTGGGCTTCAGAAGACCTGAATTCTTTGTGGCCAAGCAGTATCTCATGGAGTTTGAGGTTCTTGATGAAAACATGGTGGAGCTGTATTTTGGGAAAAGCTATTCTGATGGGTTTTTTGCGTATGCGATTCCTCTGGAAGGTGACCTGGCGAGGGTGGGCGTGGTTTCGAGAAGCAACCCTGAGGGGTATCTCAGGGCGCTACTGGAAAAACATCCTGACGTGTCTCGAAGAAGAAAGGGTGGCATTCTTGAGGTTAATGCCGGGGCGATTCCGGCAGGGCTGGCGGAGTTTGTTAGGGCTAATGCGGTTTTGATAGGCGACTCGGCAGGAATGGTGAAGCCGTACACGGGTGGGGGACTGTATTACCTGCTGAGAGCATCTGAAATTCTCGGGGAGGTCTTCCCTGATCTGCAGGCATTCAGGAAATCATATCTGGATGAGCTCGGGAAGGAGTACAGGACTGGGGAGAGCATTCAGAAACTTTACGGGATTCTTGACGATTCCGAGTATGATTTTCTCATTGAAATTGGAAGGGATGTTGATTTCTCGGCAATACACATGGATTCTCCGTCTTCTCTACTCCGGCTGATCCCTTCTGCCCTGAAGGTGATAAGGAGACCCACTCTGATCAAAAAAATAGCGGGTTCGTTCCTTTAG
- a CDS encoding PUA domain-containing protein, whose product MEDRYLKTVRVLADYQFGRGAGKALFPESCQFIVSRKTGKIRQITDDGRRIATIKPESGWLSISIEGARRLKDLLPYPQLRVVVDSRVAEFIAAGKNVFAKHVVDVDSTIRANDEVIVVDESDILLATGKAVLSAFEMLEFQRGVAVDVRQGVRK is encoded by the coding sequence ATGGAAGATAGATACCTCAAGACCGTAAGGGTCCTGGCAGATTATCAGTTCGGGAGAGGTGCCGGAAAGGCGCTTTTTCCGGAATCATGCCAGTTCATAGTATCCAGAAAAACCGGGAAGATCAGGCAGATTACGGATGACGGCAGGAGAATAGCCACAATCAAACCCGAAAGTGGCTGGCTCTCCATAAGCATAGAGGGTGCAAGGAGGTTGAAGGACTTGCTCCCTTATCCGCAGCTGCGGGTTGTGGTTGATAGCAGGGTTGCAGAGTTCATTGCAGCAGGCAAAAACGTCTTTGCAAAGCATGTGGTTGATGTTGATAGCACCATAAGGGCCAACGACGAGGTTATCGTGGTCGATGAGAGCGACATCCTGCTTGCCACAGGGAAAGCCGTTCTTTCTGCTTTTGAAATGCTGGAATTCCAGAGAGGAGTGGCGGTGGACGTGAGACAGGGGGTAAGAAAATGA
- a CDS encoding ion channel, producing the protein MRRRAILLVSLFIFTILVISVVAYHIKLMEGDEVSFVDAIYWTITTMTTVGYGDIVMKTPTGKIFSIFVQIYGIAFLFGIAFPYIVVPWAERKFLLKLPEKAELERHVAVFGFTKLTPFLVEELEKMGIDYIIVEDSREKAIQAIENGYSVVHSQMDNVVETANLEKAMAIVIMWEEVEKSIDVLITVKDMSVQKLAVVSDPRYAKYLHYAGVDKVITPKSVAGVHIANILTEKQRGVLNIRKILANHGITEIMLPKKSRLAGSTVETLQSRYNVKIIAVCREGRLVFRPDRNYRIGEGSIILAFGEDRDLYSLLRDAS; encoded by the coding sequence ATGAGAAGGAGAGCAATTTTATTAGTATCTCTATTTATTTTTACAATTTTAGTTATTTCTGTGGTTGCATACCACATCAAGCTGATGGAGGGGGATGAGGTCTCGTTTGTTGATGCGATTTACTGGACCATAACCACGATGACGACCGTGGGTTATGGCGACATCGTGATGAAAACACCCACAGGGAAAATATTTTCGATCTTTGTTCAGATTTACGGAATCGCCTTCCTTTTCGGCATAGCTTTTCCCTACATAGTCGTGCCATGGGCCGAAAGGAAATTTCTTCTGAAACTCCCTGAAAAAGCTGAACTCGAGAGACATGTTGCGGTTTTCGGGTTTACCAAACTCACACCGTTCCTTGTGGAAGAGCTTGAAAAAATGGGGATTGACTACATTATCGTTGAGGATTCAAGAGAGAAGGCCATACAGGCCATAGAGAACGGCTACAGTGTGGTGCATTCACAGATGGATAATGTGGTCGAAACTGCAAACCTGGAGAAGGCAATGGCAATCGTCATAATGTGGGAGGAGGTGGAAAAAAGCATAGACGTGCTGATAACCGTAAAGGACATGAGCGTTCAGAAACTTGCGGTGGTTTCAGACCCACGTTACGCAAAATATCTCCATTACGCGGGGGTTGATAAGGTCATAACACCCAAGAGTGTTGCCGGAGTTCACATCGCCAACATTCTCACGGAGAAGCAGAGGGGAGTGCTGAATATAAGAAAAATTCTGGCAAACCACGGAATCACCGAAATAATGCTCCCAAAGAAATCCAGACTGGCTGGATCAACCGTCGAAACTCTTCAGAGCAGATACAATGTGAAAATAATAGCGGTTTGCAGAGAGGGGCGCCTCGTATTCAGGCCAGACAGGAACTACAGGATTGGTGAGGGGAGCATAATCCTTGCGTTTGGGGAAGACAGGGACCTTTACAGCCTGCTGAGGGATGCGTCATGA
- a CDS encoding TIGR00297 family protein yields MDIALALLAYLYPKLDVVGITGLAIALLIYRASKIRKIELRGNFEEDSFFAILLFMFLTLSVHFNLIPAYTAVPAIFVSSLRVRMPYYLSIPVYFAMSTVFLSYFPNPWNFTLILLISLTVSLATTLIMHAAENTSYSIPLILTNLSVLIAFEIYRIDVSEVELITGFLLAFVLSMIAYRAGVADETGLMAATITGMLIIVSASLKFFVILLLFYAVGSAATKYRYKEKERLGIGEPAGGARGYVNVFANSFPALFFSLNYGYMDERVFALAFTASLATALGDTMASEIGKMAERVYLITTFERITPGESGGVSVRGEIAALTGAALISLSASLLGILTFQEALISMVAGFVGVHVDSVLGATLEKKGMLNNAGVNLFATLSAGLLCLLTVL; encoded by the coding sequence ATGGATATAGCACTGGCGCTCCTGGCATACCTGTATCCGAAACTGGATGTGGTGGGAATTACCGGACTGGCAATCGCACTTCTGATTTACCGGGCCTCGAAGATTCGCAAAATTGAACTCAGAGGTAACTTTGAAGAGGACTCTTTTTTCGCCATTCTGCTTTTCATGTTTCTGACCTTATCCGTTCACTTCAACCTCATACCTGCCTACACTGCTGTGCCTGCGATTTTTGTGTCATCACTGAGAGTTAGAATGCCCTACTACCTTTCAATCCCGGTTTACTTTGCAATGTCCACAGTCTTTCTGAGTTACTTCCCCAATCCCTGGAATTTTACCCTTATTTTGCTGATCTCTCTCACAGTTTCACTCGCCACAACCCTGATAATGCATGCTGCGGAGAACACCTCCTATTCGATCCCCCTGATACTCACGAATCTTTCTGTGCTGATAGCTTTTGAGATATACCGGATAGATGTCAGTGAAGTTGAGCTGATTACCGGATTTCTGCTCGCTTTCGTTCTCAGCATGATCGCCTACCGGGCCGGTGTTGCGGATGAGACAGGACTCATGGCAGCCACAATTACTGGGATGCTCATCATCGTCTCTGCAAGCCTGAAATTCTTTGTCATTCTCCTCCTCTTCTATGCTGTTGGGTCTGCAGCAACCAAATACCGGTACAAAGAAAAAGAACGTCTCGGAATAGGTGAACCAGCAGGTGGAGCGAGAGGATATGTGAATGTTTTTGCCAACAGCTTTCCGGCACTGTTTTTCTCCCTGAATTATGGCTACATGGACGAACGTGTGTTTGCCCTCGCATTTACCGCGAGCCTCGCAACTGCTCTTGGAGACACAATGGCCAGTGAAATAGGCAAGATGGCTGAAAGAGTGTACCTCATCACGACGTTTGAAAGAATAACACCGGGAGAAAGCGGCGGGGTCTCGGTTAGGGGTGAAATTGCTGCTCTCACAGGCGCCGCTCTGATCTCCCTTTCTGCCTCACTTCTCGGAATCCTCACTTTTCAGGAGGCCCTGATTTCCATGGTAGCGGGATTTGTCGGGGTTCATGTGGATAGCGTTCTCGGAGCAACCTTAGAGAAAAAAGGTATGTTGAACAATGCAGGTGTTAACCTTTTCGCCACACTCTCCGCAGGATTGCTGTGCCTGCTAACAGTGCTGTAA
- a CDS encoding S16 family serine protease, with amino-acid sequence MKVKNILSFFLILILLAPYANAQFANYTEKQIKAVAVVSGENKGATIDISVIVTPGTGRVFVSVSPFTEIDMQGSAQLAALTACDLTGNDFLKHDFFYTIEAKSTIVGGPSAGAVMTIATIAALENLTLRKDVYMTGMIYPDGSIGPVGGIKYKLEAAAENGAKIFLIPKGQRYEKVLETEKAQKGPFIIVNTETKTVDLVKYGQSLGVKVVEIENITEALKYYAGVELKHEEGKLETEKYADLMKILAERMKKDAMDLYKEFEKVADSETKKSIDERLKKGEEYYSEGYYYSSTSTYFTAKILMREEIYRSRIKDDSSFSVEEKVIRDEIESTKRVAESYEMGLASFQIVGAAQERLAKAENYLEKATTASNWDDAIVNLALAKERVESAKVWMSLLPEIKEDTQMNPDEIKRRADFYLSMAESLFVYAGEIGGVQSLLYGDSSADESLKLAEELYNNGYYAGTVFAAIDSMVKSAISIEVLAINSDKDLNEKINTSKSSVENAIGIAEKYTIPMLPYAYYEFGETSDGVWKLYYYKLSERIAKTLVAIGGKESVELVEVNYRHPEMKITPEVPTIVERQIEKIFSLPGFEGAAAVTALLAGTAILRRVWRKG; translated from the coding sequence ATGAAAGTCAAAAATATTCTGTCTTTTTTCCTCATTCTGATTCTGTTAGCCCCGTACGCCAATGCACAGTTTGCAAACTATACTGAAAAGCAGATAAAGGCAGTTGCAGTCGTAAGTGGTGAGAACAAGGGTGCGACCATAGACATCTCCGTGATAGTCACCCCCGGAACAGGGAGAGTTTTTGTGTCGGTTTCTCCATTTACCGAGATAGACATGCAGGGCAGCGCACAGCTTGCCGCTCTGACTGCCTGCGATCTGACAGGAAACGATTTTCTGAAACATGACTTTTTCTACACAATTGAAGCAAAGTCCACCATCGTGGGCGGGCCCTCAGCAGGAGCCGTGATGACAATCGCCACAATTGCCGCTCTCGAAAACCTGACCCTCAGAAAAGATGTCTACATGACCGGAATGATATACCCGGACGGAAGCATAGGTCCGGTTGGAGGGATAAAATACAAGCTGGAGGCTGCTGCAGAAAACGGAGCCAAAATATTTCTTATCCCCAAGGGTCAGAGATACGAGAAGGTCCTTGAAACAGAAAAAGCCCAGAAAGGGCCGTTCATAATTGTCAACACGGAAACAAAAACCGTGGACCTTGTAAAATATGGACAGAGCCTTGGTGTTAAAGTTGTTGAGATAGAGAACATCACCGAGGCACTGAAATACTACGCAGGGGTGGAGCTGAAGCACGAGGAGGGCAAGCTCGAAACCGAGAAATACGCTGACCTGATGAAAATCCTCGCCGAAAGGATGAAAAAAGACGCAATGGACCTGTACAAGGAATTTGAAAAAGTTGCAGACTCTGAAACTAAAAAATCCATTGACGAGAGGCTCAAAAAGGGTGAAGAGTATTACAGCGAGGGCTATTACTACTCATCAACAAGCACCTACTTCACTGCCAAGATACTCATGAGGGAGGAGATATACAGATCCAGGATAAAGGACGATTCATCGTTCAGTGTGGAGGAGAAGGTCATCAGGGACGAGATAGAATCCACCAAGAGGGTCGCTGAGTCCTATGAAATGGGTCTCGCATCATTCCAGATAGTTGGTGCAGCACAGGAAAGACTTGCAAAGGCTGAGAATTACCTCGAAAAAGCGACCACTGCCAGCAACTGGGACGACGCCATCGTGAATCTCGCACTTGCAAAGGAGAGAGTGGAAAGTGCGAAGGTCTGGATGTCTCTCCTGCCGGAAATCAAGGAGGATACGCAGATGAACCCCGACGAGATCAAGAGGAGGGCTGATTTCTACCTGAGCATGGCGGAATCCCTGTTTGTCTATGCCGGGGAAATAGGAGGAGTGCAGTCGCTCCTGTACGGCGATAGCTCAGCCGACGAGAGTTTAAAACTCGCTGAAGAGCTGTACAACAACGGCTACTACGCCGGAACGGTTTTTGCAGCCATAGACAGCATGGTCAAATCCGCAATATCCATTGAGGTTCTCGCCATAAACAGCGATAAGGACCTTAACGAGAAAATAAACACCTCAAAAAGTTCTGTGGAAAACGCAATAGGCATTGCCGAGAAATACACAATACCAATGCTCCCCTATGCATATTACGAGTTTGGAGAGACATCAGATGGTGTGTGGAAGCTGTACTACTACAAGCTCTCGGAAAGAATAGCGAAGACTCTGGTGGCGATAGGCGGCAAGGAGAGCGTTGAGCTCGTTGAAGTCAATTACAGGCATCCAGAAATGAAAATAACGCCAGAAGTCCCAACCATAGTGGAAAGACAGATAGAAAAAATATTCAGCCTGCCCGGATTTGAAGGCGCCGCTGCGGTTACAGCACTGTTAGCAGGCACAGCAATCCTGCGGAGAGTGTGGCGAAAAGGTTAA
- a CDS encoding 4-hydroxyphenylacetate 3-hydroxylase N-terminal domain-containing protein, with translation MINGDEYVRRIKGYSRDIYVRGERAGFDHPNVEPVLKAISVTYDLAKEKGYHTHSELVNREVNILNTYCRTPDDLIKRYDFQRELSMRLATCNYRCPGADAINAFASVLEGEERNRFLVLLREIQENDYACTSALTDPKGNRSRRPSEQREMYVRVVEERDDGIIVEGAKIHQSGAFAADVNFFLPGQTFREGEEEFAVAFALKPEDRGVKYILQNTGMQAKQRDGGEFEYGNPYGDRITCTVVLDRVFVPWERVFIYKDLKKVRELLTAFANSHRCAGAACKAGFVDSMTGAASLMIRANGLENVQALRSKLGEMSAASEGAYAVAVGAAVKGAEKNGVWLPDAIMANAGKVIGVEGFTKVMRHLADIAGGIPGTAPSEFDLRSEEIGRYVEKYVRGAEDFSAEDRLRLIKFIEFWLTSSHYIGALHGGGSVSASVIFLQYMSDFSSKEDAVRKAINLKS, from the coding sequence ATGATAAATGGGGATGAATATGTCAGGCGAATAAAAGGTTATTCAAGGGACATATATGTCAGGGGTGAGAGGGCTGGTTTCGACCACCCCAACGTGGAGCCGGTTTTAAAGGCGATCTCCGTAACTTATGATCTGGCCAAGGAAAAGGGCTACCACACACACTCGGAACTTGTCAACAGGGAGGTCAATATTCTGAACACCTACTGCAGAACTCCCGATGACCTGATCAAGAGGTACGATTTTCAGAGGGAGCTGAGCATGAGACTTGCAACGTGCAATTACAGGTGTCCGGGGGCTGATGCGATAAATGCGTTTGCATCGGTTCTGGAAGGTGAGGAGAGAAATCGGTTTCTTGTCCTGCTGAGAGAAATTCAGGAGAATGATTACGCATGCACATCTGCCCTCACGGATCCAAAGGGGAACAGGAGCAGAAGACCTTCAGAGCAGAGGGAGATGTATGTCAGGGTTGTTGAGGAACGAGATGACGGAATAATTGTTGAGGGTGCAAAAATACATCAGAGTGGTGCTTTTGCAGCCGATGTGAACTTTTTCCTGCCGGGACAGACCTTCAGGGAAGGCGAGGAAGAGTTTGCCGTAGCATTCGCCCTCAAACCGGAGGACAGGGGTGTGAAGTACATTCTTCAGAACACGGGGATGCAGGCCAAACAGAGGGACGGGGGAGAATTCGAGTATGGAAATCCGTATGGAGACAGGATTACATGCACTGTTGTCCTCGACAGGGTTTTTGTTCCTTGGGAGAGGGTTTTCATCTATAAGGACCTGAAAAAAGTCAGGGAGCTGCTCACTGCATTTGCAAACTCTCACAGGTGTGCTGGGGCAGCGTGCAAGGCGGGATTTGTGGACTCGATGACAGGTGCAGCGAGCCTCATGATTCGGGCAAATGGTCTCGAGAATGTCCAGGCTCTCAGATCAAAACTTGGTGAGATGTCGGCTGCTTCTGAAGGGGCATACGCAGTTGCTGTTGGCGCTGCGGTGAAGGGGGCTGAGAAAAATGGGGTCTGGCTGCCGGATGCGATCATGGCCAATGCCGGGAAGGTTATAGGTGTTGAGGGCTTTACAAAGGTTATGAGGCATCTTGCTGACATTGCAGGAGGGATTCCCGGAACTGCACCATCTGAATTCGATTTGAGGAGCGAAGAAATAGGCAGATATGTGGAGAAATATGTCAGAGGTGCGGAAGATTTCAGTGCGGAGGACAGGCTGAGGCTGATAAAGTTCATTGAATTCTGGCTTACAAGCTCTCATTACATAGGTGCATTGCATGGTGGAGGCAGCGTCTCGGCGTCGGTGATTTTTCTGCAGTACATGAGCGATTTCAGCTCAAAGGAGGATGCCGTGAGAAAAGCGATAAATCTAAAATCCTGA
- a CDS encoding F420-dependent methylenetetrahydromethanopterin dehydrogenase: MMVKVGVLKMGAIGTALLVEYLLDERADRGDIEVRVVTSGAKMQPEEAVVAEKLREFDPDVVIVISPNAALPGPKAAREAFEGKPVIVISDAPAKKAKEEFEEKGFGYILINADSMIGARREFLDPTEMALFNSDVVKVLAATGAFRIVQEELDRVIEAIKKGETPELPKMVITAQKAVKAGNFQNPYAKAKAMAAYFIAEKVADIDVKGCFIERDPEKYIPLVASAHEMMRVAALLADQAREIEKCNDTVYRTPHSKEGEILKKFELMGKPE; encoded by the coding sequence ATTATGGTGAAGGTTGGAGTTCTGAAAATGGGTGCAATTGGCACGGCTCTCCTTGTGGAGTATCTTCTTGACGAGAGAGCAGATAGGGGAGATATCGAGGTTAGGGTAGTTACAAGCGGTGCAAAAATGCAGCCTGAAGAGGCTGTTGTTGCTGAAAAACTCAGGGAATTTGACCCGGACGTTGTTATAGTAATATCTCCGAATGCGGCACTTCCCGGACCAAAGGCAGCGAGGGAAGCATTCGAAGGAAAACCCGTGATAGTCATCAGCGACGCACCTGCAAAGAAGGCGAAAGAGGAGTTTGAGGAGAAGGGCTTTGGCTATATTCTCATCAACGCTGATTCGATGATCGGTGCGAGAAGGGAGTTCCTTGATCCAACAGAAATGGCTCTGTTCAACTCTGACGTGGTGAAGGTTCTTGCGGCAACCGGAGCTTTCAGGATCGTCCAGGAGGAGCTTGACAGGGTTATTGAGGCGATCAAGAAGGGCGAGACTCCTGAGCTGCCAAAAATGGTGATCACCGCCCAGAAGGCAGTCAAAGCCGGAAACTTCCAGAACCCGTACGCCAAGGCCAAGGCCATGGCAGCGTACTTCATTGCCGAGAAGGTTGCAGACATCGATGTTAAGGGATGCTTCATCGAGAGAGACCCCGAGAAGTACATACCTCTCGTTGCATCCGCCCATGAGATGATGAGGGTTGCGGCTTTGCTTGCCGACCAGGCAAGAGAGATTGAGAAGTGCAACGATACGGTTTACAGAACACCACACTCAAAAGAGGGAGAAATACTTAAAAAGTTTGAACTCATGGGAAAACCTGAATGA
- a CDS encoding potassium channel family protein, with amino-acid sequence MKVLLIGFGDVGRAVARILLSRNIEVTAVDVSETRMDGVNFIKTDALSEELYEFVDLDEYSAAIIALPNDVDALLCIMMIKKKKEDLLIFARCNNPSYREKMSIAGADYVVDISTITSQMILSTIFREEAEKRLLYENIHVRTYTVSENSPLVGRRVEDFDDVLILGMEKDGAVRHEGVIEPGSKIAVVGEIEVLKAFEERFMT; translated from the coding sequence ATGAAGGTTCTCCTGATCGGTTTCGGAGACGTTGGAAGGGCTGTTGCCCGGATTCTGCTGTCGAGGAATATCGAGGTTACGGCTGTGGACGTATCTGAAACGAGAATGGATGGTGTGAACTTCATCAAGACAGATGCATTATCCGAGGAACTTTACGAATTTGTTGATCTCGACGAATATTCTGCGGCGATTATTGCTCTGCCAAATGATGTTGATGCTCTGCTCTGCATAATGATGATCAAAAAGAAAAAAGAGGACCTGCTGATTTTTGCGAGATGCAATAACCCCTCCTACAGGGAAAAGATGAGCATTGCCGGGGCAGATTATGTGGTAGATATATCCACGATCACGTCTCAGATGATCCTCTCGACGATTTTCAGGGAAGAGGCAGAGAAGAGGCTCCTCTATGAGAACATCCATGTGAGGACCTACACTGTTTCCGAGAACTCCCCTCTGGTGGGGAGGAGAGTGGAGGATTTTGACGACGTTTTGATACTGGGCATGGAGAAAGACGGAGCCGTCAGGCATGAGGGGGTTATTGAACCCGGATCGAAGATAGCGGTGGTCGGGGAGATTGAGGTTCTGAAGGCGTTTGAAGAAAGGTTTATGACTTAG
- a CDS encoding IS481 family transposase has translation MKLDEKAIKWIIREKEKGTPTKEIAEIENITPRRVNQIYKQYKDTGEIPKPKKPGRPKKELSEEEIEAIKEAYEEYRCNAVVLQTILKERGYRISKNKIHEVLRMNGYAKEEKNKKKRKKWIRYERKHSMELWHADWFFYNGKWIIAYLDDASRLITGYGVFDKATSENAIKVLKEAMDDYGRPESILTDRGTQFYASAGEKKAKGVSKFEKFLAENEIKHIVGRVNHPQTNGKIERFYGTLEAKIKYFDTVDEFMEWYNHKRPHMSLNLDELETPYKAFLRKLTPERILSYSWRWFDGGK, from the coding sequence GTGAAACTTGACGAGAAAGCGATAAAATGGATTATCAGAGAGAAAGAGAAGGGTACACCGACAAAGGAGATAGCAGAGATCGAAAACATAACACCAAGAAGAGTAAATCAGATCTACAAGCAATACAAAGATACTGGAGAAATACCAAAGCCAAAGAAACCAGGTAGACCTAAAAAAGAACTATCAGAAGAAGAAATAGAAGCCATAAAAGAAGCCTATGAAGAGTACAGGTGTAATGCAGTAGTTCTCCAAACAATCTTAAAGGAAAGAGGTTACAGAATAAGCAAGAACAAAATACACGAAGTGTTGAGAATGAACGGCTATGCTAAGGAGGAGAAGAACAAGAAAAAGCGTAAAAAGTGGATAAGGTATGAGAGAAAGCACTCTATGGAATTATGGCATGCAGACTGGTTTTTCTATAACGGGAAGTGGATAATTGCTTATCTGGACGATGCTTCCCGTCTGATTACTGGTTACGGAGTATTTGATAAAGCAACATCTGAGAATGCCATAAAAGTGCTAAAAGAAGCCATGGATGATTATGGCAGGCCGGAATCAATCCTGACGGATAGAGGTACTCAGTTCTACGCATCTGCAGGGGAGAAGAAGGCTAAAGGAGTATCTAAATTTGAGAAATTCCTTGCAGAGAATGAAATTAAGCATATTGTGGGTAGGGTGAATCACCCACAAACGAATGGAAAGATAGAGAGGTTCTATGGAACGCTGGAAGCTAAAATCAAGTATTTCGATACAGTAGATGAATTCATGGAGTGGTACAATCACAAAAGACCCCACATGAGTCTCAACTTAGATGAACTGGAGACTCCCTATAAAGCATTTTTGAGAAAGTTGACTCCTGAGAGAATATTGAGTTATTCGTGGAGGTGGTTTGATGGTGGGAAATGA
- a CDS encoding undecaprenyl diphosphate synthase family protein, with translation MIELIYRLYIRKLEKEVRGKKVPAHIMVITSFREINEGFNGVRSFIRWCDSFDVREITFAINGNASFEDLKKLAYRIPCRACIVTENTTLEKSGEGRVRVFLNALSGRRELVQIAKELAEDVLKGKVMPDAIDEREIEKRLRVKSEPDLILRANFELDDFLIWQSIYSEHMFYDVDWKNLRYIDFLRILREYQKRERRYGR, from the coding sequence ATGATCGAACTCATTTACAGGCTCTACATCAGAAAACTCGAAAAAGAGGTCAGGGGAAAAAAAGTTCCAGCTCACATTATGGTCATCACCTCATTCAGGGAAATAAACGAAGGTTTTAACGGTGTCCGAAGTTTTATCAGGTGGTGTGACAGCTTTGATGTCCGGGAAATTACGTTCGCCATAAACGGGAACGCAAGTTTTGAAGACCTGAAAAAACTGGCATACAGAATCCCCTGCCGGGCGTGTATCGTTACAGAAAACACGACTCTTGAAAAAAGCGGTGAAGGCAGGGTCAGGGTATTTCTGAACGCACTCAGTGGAAGGAGGGAGCTTGTTCAGATTGCAAAGGAGCTTGCTGAAGATGTCCTGAAAGGAAAGGTCATGCCAGACGCAATAGATGAAAGGGAGATCGAAAAAAGATTGAGAGTGAAGTCTGAACCCGACCTTATACTCAGAGCCAATTTCGAGCTTGACGATTTTCTGATATGGCAGAGCATATACAGCGAGCACATGTTTTATGATGTTGACTGGAAAAACTTAAGATACATTGACTTTTTGAGAATTCTGAGAGAATACCAGAAGAGGGAGAGGAGATATGGAAGATAG